In the genome of Acidimicrobiia bacterium, one region contains:
- a CDS encoding M1 family metallopeptidase, whose product MPRLPLAIAMMALLASCSTGSNGAVTTSPSPMATSTVPVTAGETTSTTEVTPGVSASGVGDSYFPLLGSPGLDVDHYAITLTTSPDLSAIAAAETVIEATALTDLSVFTLDFVGLEIDALTVDGTAAEYTRDQEDLVITLPTTIGAGEGFTVAVEYHGTPELRLLESIGIEAGWTVVSDGLYVFAEPNAAHTWFPGNDHPSDKATFTITATVPDGLVAVSNGELVSESAAGGMATFTWEMDSPMATYLALLAVSEYRRVESEGPGGIILRDYLPVDFGDTVPSSFQRTGEMISLFESWFGPYPFDRYGHVVVTGFPGAMENQTMSMMGRLALDESTVAHELAHQWYGDSVSPSRWMDVWLNEGFATFAELLWLEHTEGTAVMTAYASSLHSVLEQTAGAISDPGVANLFGADVYWRGGLTLHALRVEVGDATMRQILTEYHDRYRYGNATTEDFIAVASEVAGRDLGEFIMDWLDARRMPAFPGGPSSG is encoded by the coding sequence ATGCCCCGGCTCCCCCTTGCCATAGCGATGATGGCGCTCCTCGCCTCCTGCTCCACCGGTTCGAACGGTGCCGTCACGACCTCCCCGAGTCCGATGGCAACCTCGACCGTTCCCGTCACCGCCGGGGAGACAACCTCCACAACCGAGGTCACGCCCGGCGTCTCCGCCTCCGGTGTGGGCGACTCGTACTTCCCCCTCCTCGGCAGTCCCGGACTCGATGTCGACCACTACGCCATCACCCTCACCACCAGCCCCGACCTGTCGGCCATCGCAGCCGCCGAGACCGTGATCGAGGCCACAGCACTCACCGACCTGTCGGTGTTCACGCTCGATTTCGTCGGGCTGGAGATCGATGCTCTCACCGTCGACGGGACGGCGGCCGAGTACACACGCGACCAGGAAGACCTGGTGATCACACTCCCGACGACCATCGGTGCCGGCGAGGGGTTCACGGTCGCCGTCGAGTACCACGGCACACCGGAGCTGCGCCTCCTCGAGTCGATCGGAATCGAAGCCGGATGGACCGTCGTCTCCGACGGGCTCTATGTCTTCGCCGAGCCCAATGCCGCACACACCTGGTTCCCCGGGAACGACCACCCTTCCGACAAGGCGACGTTCACCATCACCGCCACCGTGCCCGATGGTCTGGTCGCCGTATCCAACGGCGAGCTGGTCTCCGAGTCGGCCGCAGGGGGAATGGCGACGTTCACCTGGGAGATGGACTCCCCGATGGCGACCTACCTGGCGCTGCTCGCGGTCTCCGAGTACCGCAGGGTCGAGTCCGAGGGCCCTGGCGGCATCATCCTGCGCGACTACCTCCCGGTCGACTTCGGCGACACCGTTCCCTCATCATTCCAGCGCACCGGCGAGATGATCTCACTCTTCGAGTCGTGGTTCGGGCCCTACCCGTTCGATCGCTACGGGCACGTGGTCGTGACCGGCTTCCCCGGGGCGATGGAGAACCAGACGATGAGCATGATGGGACGCCTCGCCCTCGACGAGTCGACCGTCGCCCACGAGCTGGCACATCAGTGGTACGGGGACAGCGTGTCTCCCTCGCGCTGGATGGACGTCTGGCTCAACGAGGGTTTCGCCACGTTCGCCGAGCTTCTCTGGCTGGAACACACGGAGGGGACGGCGGTCATGACCGCCTACGCATCCAGCCTCCACTCGGTCCTGGAACAGACGGCCGGGGCGATATCGGACCCGGGAGTGGCCAACCTTTTCGGGGCCGATGTCTACTGGCGAGGCGGCCTCACACTCCATGCACTCCGGGTGGAGGTGGGCGACGCCACGATGCGCCAGATACTCACCGAGTACCACGACCGGTACCGGTACGGAAACGCCACCACGGAGGATTTCATCGCCGTGGCCTCAGAGGTGGCGGGCCGCGACCTCGGCGAGTTCATCATGGACTGGCTGGATGCCCGCCGCATGCCGGCGTTCCCCGGGGGACCCTCCTCCGGTTAG
- the gnd gene encoding decarboxylating NADP(+)-dependent phosphogluconate dehydrogenase — translation MGQNLALNLADKGYSVVVHNRTTTRTAEFLAGPAAGHTVTGADTLADLVAALVRPRRIIMMVKSGPAVDAVLAGLTPLVAPGDVIVDGGNSHYLDTARRVEEMAARGIAFIGAGISGGEEGARHGPSIMPGGNAAGWPQVREMLQAIAAKVADGTPCCDWVGPGGAGHFVKMVHNGIEYGDIQLLAEAYHVMRAGMGLPHTAMAEVFADWNRGRLDSYLVEITAAVLGHEVDGAPLVESILDAAGQKGTGRWTVEEGLREGQPVTLVAEAVFARAVSSLIDERLVAEGRFPDAPGSIDSGPAAIADLEAALYASKVVAYAQGFMLLAAASREHGWHLDLGGIALLWRQGCIIRAAFLEPIRDAYRHEPGLANLLLAPYFTEAVRHSQPGWRRTVAAAVGAGIPTPAYSSALAFFDSYRSGRLPANLIQALRDYFGAHTYERVDRPRGEFFHTDWTGRGGEVTAGSYEA, via the coding sequence ATGGGTCAGAACCTCGCACTAAACCTCGCCGACAAGGGCTACTCGGTCGTGGTCCACAATCGGACCACGACCAGAACCGCCGAGTTCCTGGCAGGACCGGCGGCAGGCCACACCGTCACCGGTGCCGACACCCTCGCCGACCTGGTGGCGGCGCTGGTGCGCCCGAGGCGGATCATCATGATGGTGAAATCGGGCCCGGCGGTCGATGCCGTCCTCGCTGGACTGACACCACTCGTGGCACCTGGCGACGTAATCGTCGACGGAGGAAACAGCCACTATCTCGACACGGCGCGTCGGGTCGAAGAGATGGCGGCCAGGGGCATCGCCTTCATCGGGGCCGGAATCTCCGGCGGTGAAGAGGGAGCCCGTCACGGCCCCTCGATCATGCCCGGGGGCAACGCCGCCGGCTGGCCGCAGGTACGCGAGATGCTCCAGGCGATCGCCGCCAAGGTTGCCGACGGCACACCGTGCTGTGACTGGGTGGGCCCCGGCGGGGCCGGTCACTTCGTCAAGATGGTCCACAACGGCATCGAGTACGGCGACATCCAACTGCTCGCCGAGGCGTACCACGTGATGCGCGCCGGGATGGGGCTCCCCCACACCGCCATGGCGGAGGTGTTCGCCGACTGGAACCGGGGCCGGCTCGACTCCTACCTGGTCGAGATCACTGCCGCCGTACTCGGCCATGAGGTCGACGGTGCACCCCTGGTCGAGTCGATCCTCGACGCCGCCGGGCAGAAGGGCACCGGACGGTGGACGGTCGAGGAGGGCCTGAGGGAGGGGCAGCCGGTGACTCTCGTCGCCGAGGCCGTGTTCGCCAGGGCGGTATCGTCGCTCATCGACGAGCGGCTCGTTGCCGAGGGCCGCTTCCCCGACGCGCCGGGCTCCATCGATTCCGGACCGGCGGCGATCGCCGACCTCGAGGCCGCCCTGTACGCATCCAAGGTGGTCGCGTACGCCCAGGGATTCATGCTGCTCGCCGCCGCATCCAGGGAGCACGGATGGCACCTCGACCTGGGGGGAATAGCACTGCTGTGGCGCCAGGGCTGCATCATCCGGGCCGCCTTCCTCGAGCCGATTCGGGACGCCTACCGCCATGAGCCCGGGCTGGCCAACCTCCTGCTGGCGCCGTACTTCACGGAGGCGGTGCGACACTCCCAGCCCGGCTGGCGCCGCACCGTGGCCGCGGCGGTGGGCGCCGGGATCCCCACGCCTGCCTACTCGTCGGCCCTGGCCTTCTTCGATTCGTACCGCTCGGGACGCCTACCCGCCAACCTGATCCAGGCACTGCGCGA